The following coding sequences are from one Saccopteryx bilineata isolate mSacBil1 chromosome 3, mSacBil1_pri_phased_curated, whole genome shotgun sequence window:
- the FBXO46 gene encoding F-box only protein 46 translates to MDRGGLLPFQLWCPRPFGTYSQNQPRPPSTALKPSACPESGGRAEPDHGPAHSENTPPTLTTEAPTSQPAPLLSTAGAGDEGRVLLDTWYVIKPGNTKEKVAFFVAHQCGGGSRASSMKVKGHWGSDSSKAKRRRRCLEPTKAPPDPGGQEGPPAAQGTPGSTGEDVDLLSVAEMVALVEQRAALALQNYPHPGTPAPVVFVSAEQGGPTKGLGSERRAGGGDCSRVAEAVAHFEAQRDNPPAKGLRKEERPGPGPGEVRIAFRISNGREPRPPDGSLPNGSGGRPGCAYPGSPGPGARAKDKITCDLYQLISPSRDALPSNVEFLLARADEASEGEIPAPARPEDTPPAPPPPPARDCGASGFHVDVVVTGVVDECIFFGKDGTKNVKEETVCLTVSPEEPPPPGQLFFLQSRGPDGPPEPPPADSPATAPGPDDAEGTADTSLCRLYRHVSHDFLEIRFKIQRLLEPRQYMLLLPEHVLVKIFSFLPTRALAALKCTCHHFKGIIEAFGVRATDSRWSRDPLYRDDPCKQCRKRYEKGDVSLCRWHPKPYHHDLPYGRSYWMCCRRADRETPGCRLGLHDNNWVLPCNGPGGGGGRAGREEGR, encoded by the coding sequence ATGGACCGTGGTGGCCTCCTGCCCTTCCAGTTATGGTGCCCCCGGCCCTTTGGCACCTACTCACAGAACCAGCCGCGCCCGCCTTCCACAGCCCTCAAGCCATCAGCCTGCCCTGAGTCAGGCGGCAGGGCTGAGCCTGACCACGGGCCTGCCCACTCAGAGAACACACCACCCACCTTGACCACGGAGGCCCCCACCTCCCAGCCTGCCCCGCTCCTCTCAACAGCAGGTGCTGGCGATGAGGGTCGAGTCCTACTGGACACATGGTATGTTATCAAGCCTGGGAATACAAAAGAGAAGGTGGCCTTCTTTGTGGCTCACCAGTGTGGTGGCGGCAGCAGAGCCAGCTCCATGAAGGTCAAAGGGCATTGGGGCAGTGACAGTTCCAAGGCCAAACGGAGGAGGCGCTGCCTTGAGCCCACTAAAGCACCCCCAGACCCAGGGGGCCaggaggggccccctgctgctcAGGGGACCCCAGGCTCAACTGGTGAGGATGTTGACCTGCTCTCTGTGGCTGAGATGGTGGCCCTGGTGGAACAGCGGGCTGCCCTGGCCCTGCAGAACTACCCACATCCTGGCACCCCGGCGCCTGTGGTCTTTGTGTCAGCAGAGCAGGGTGGGCCTACCAAGGGGCTGGGGTCTGAAAGGCGGGCTGGTGGTGGGGACTGCAGCCGTGTGGCAGAGGCGGTGGCCCACTTTGAGGCCCAGCGGGACAACCCTCCGGCCAAGGGCCTCCGCAAGGAGGAGCGGCCTGGGCCAGGCCCGGGGGAGGTACGCATTGCCTTCCGTATCTCCAATGGCCGAGAGCCCCGTCCACCAGATGGCAGCTTGCCCAATGGGAGTGGGGGCCGGCCAGGCTGTGCCTACCCGGGCAGCCCAGGCCCTGGGGCCCGAGCCAAGGACAAGATCACCTGCGACCTATACCAGCTCATCAGCCCCTCTCGGGATGCCCTCCCCAGCAATGTGGAGTTCCTTCTGGCCAGAGCAGACGAAGCCAGCGAGGGGGAGATCCCAGCCCCTGCCAGGCCCGAGGACACTCCCCcagccccccctccaccccctgcccgGGACTGCGGAGCATCTGGCTTCCACGTGGATGTGGTGGTGACGGGTGTGGTGGACGAGTGCATCTTCTTTGGCAAAGATGGTACCAAGAATGTGAAGGAGGAGACAGTGTGCTTAACAGTCAGCCCTGAGGAGCCACCCCCACCTGGCCAGCTCTTCTTCCTCCAGTCCCGTGGGCCTGATGGACCTCCTGAGCCACCCCCAGCCGACTCACCAGCCACTGCACCAGGCCCGGACGATGCGGAAGGCACAGCGGACACCTCCCTGTGCCGTCTGTATCGGCACGTGTCACACGACTTCCTGGAGATCCGCTTCAAGATCCAGAGGCTGCTGGAGCCGCGGCAGTATATGCTCCTGCTGCCCGAGCATGTGCTGGTCAAGATCTTCAGCTTCCTGCCTACTCGGGCCCTGGCGGCCCTCAAGTGCACCTGCCATCACTTCAAGGGTATCATTGAAGCATTCGGTGTGCGGGCCACAGACTCGCGCTGGAGCCGAGACCCCCTCTACCGCGATGACCCTTGCAAGCAATGCCGCAAGAGATATGAGAAGGGAGATGTGTCCCTCTGCCGCTGGCACCCTAAGCCCTACCACCATGACCTGCCTTACGGACGTTCCTACTGGATGTGCTGCCGCCGAGCCGACCGCGAGACGCCTGGCTGCCGCCTGGGTTTGCACGATAACAACTGGGTGCTGCCCTGCAATgggcctggtgggggtgggggccgggccggcagggaggaggggaggtga